One genomic region from Fictibacillus marinisediminis encodes:
- a CDS encoding amino acid ABC transporter ATP-binding protein: MEQRKVMINVNDLNKSFGDLHVLKNVNLEVHEQDVVVLIGASGSGKSTLLRCLNYLEYKESGAITIDGKVVDPDKTDLNKIRQEVGMVFQHFNLFPHKTVLENVIEAPLMVKKVPKDQAVQEGRALLKKVGLADKEDVYPSKLSGGQKQRVAIARSLAMKPKIMLFDEPTSALDPELVGEVLATMKDLAREGMTMLVVTHEMGFAREAADTVIYMHDGKIVEKGTPSQIFSEPQHQRTKDFLSTIL, encoded by the coding sequence ATGGAACAGAGAAAAGTTATGATTAACGTTAATGATTTAAACAAATCATTCGGTGATCTTCACGTATTAAAAAATGTGAATCTTGAAGTGCATGAACAGGATGTTGTCGTCTTGATTGGCGCCAGCGGTTCAGGAAAAAGTACGCTGCTTCGCTGTTTAAACTACTTGGAGTACAAAGAAAGCGGCGCGATCACGATAGATGGCAAAGTGGTGGATCCCGATAAGACCGACTTGAACAAGATCAGACAGGAAGTAGGAATGGTTTTTCAGCATTTTAACCTTTTTCCACATAAAACCGTATTGGAGAATGTCATAGAGGCTCCATTGATGGTAAAAAAGGTACCGAAAGATCAGGCCGTTCAAGAAGGCAGAGCGCTCTTGAAAAAGGTTGGACTGGCCGATAAAGAAGATGTGTACCCTTCAAAACTCTCTGGGGGACAAAAGCAGAGGGTGGCTATCGCTAGATCTCTCGCAATGAAGCCTAAAATCATGCTTTTTGATGAGCCGACTTCTGCTCTTGACCCCGAACTTGTCGGTGAGGTTCTAGCCACGATGAAGGACCTCGCGAGAGAAGGGATGACGATGCTCGTTGTAACCCATGAGATGGGCTTCGCGAGAGAAGCCGCCGACACGGTTATTTATATGCATGATGGTAAAATTGTTGAAAAGGGTACCCCGAGCCAGATCTTTTCTGAGCCGCAGCATCAGCGCACAAAAGATTTCCTCAGCACAATACTATAG
- a CDS encoding DUF3817 domain-containing protein: protein MNPSLKRFILIGTLEGISFLVLLGIAMPLKYFAGYPIAVMIAGSLHGLFFVLYLIALANVTFKNRWPFTLVMGALVASVLPFGPFVFDSYLKRKA, encoded by the coding sequence ATGAATCCATCCCTCAAACGATTTATATTAATTGGAACACTTGAAGGAATATCTTTCCTCGTTCTGCTTGGCATCGCCATGCCGCTGAAGTATTTTGCAGGTTATCCCATAGCCGTTATGATTGCCGGCTCACTGCACGGGCTGTTCTTTGTTCTTTACTTAATTGCCCTCGCGAATGTCACCTTTAAAAATCGCTGGCCATTCACATTGGTCATGGGAGCACTTGTCGCCTCGGTCCTTCCATTCGGCCCTTTTGTCTTTGATTCTTACCTGAAAAGAAAAGCGTAA
- a CDS encoding GNAT family N-acetyltransferase — MAHIERGRSNVIWNDVLKLYHAVGWSKHNAENIIKIYNSTTHTSFAYVDGQLAGLGRALSDGVFNAAIYDIIVSPDYQGLGLGREIVEDLLVQLQDVSCVHLISTTGNEEFYRKAGLKMAKTAMARYLNKEMESEYLL, encoded by the coding sequence GTGGCACACATTGAGAGAGGCCGATCAAACGTGATCTGGAACGATGTTCTGAAGCTTTATCACGCCGTTGGCTGGAGCAAGCATAATGCTGAAAACATAATCAAAATTTATAACAGCACCACCCATACCTCTTTTGCTTATGTGGATGGACAACTGGCCGGGCTGGGAAGAGCCCTTTCAGATGGCGTATTCAATGCAGCCATCTATGATATTATCGTTTCCCCCGATTATCAAGGCCTCGGGCTTGGACGAGAGATTGTAGAAGATCTGCTTGTTCAGCTACAAGATGTTTCCTGTGTCCACTTAATCTCAACAACTGGAAATGAGGAATTCTATCGGAAAGCGGGATTAAAAATGGCAAAAACCGCGATGGCCCGCTATTTGAACAAGGAAATGGAATCGGAATACTTGCTTTAA
- a CDS encoding DUF6114 domain-containing protein produces MSVRQWKQERPFLGSMLTLLSGALILWVPLNLIVKAFLPGTVSVIGILFGGLVLLIGIMGLFFPQFSKVFGIVAIFLSILSIIGALGGFIVGTLLGITGGSLMVAWSPPASDRRAGEQPSEETEEEIYVPHKMVQAK; encoded by the coding sequence ATGAGTGTAAGACAATGGAAGCAGGAACGTCCCTTTCTTGGATCGATGCTGACACTTCTCAGCGGGGCACTTATTTTGTGGGTTCCCTTAAATTTGATCGTCAAAGCCTTCCTGCCAGGCACAGTATCCGTTATTGGAATCCTATTCGGGGGCTTGGTGCTATTAATCGGCATCATGGGGCTTTTCTTTCCTCAGTTTTCTAAAGTATTTGGTATTGTTGCCATCTTTTTATCCATCCTGTCCATCATCGGTGCTCTTGGCGGCTTTATTGTAGGAACCCTACTTGGTATTACCGGGGGATCCTTGATGGTTGCCTGGAGTCCGCCTGCCTCTGACCGTCGGGCAGGCGAACAGCCTTCAGAGGAAACGGAGGAAGAAATCTACGTTCCTCATAAGATGGTGCAAGCAAAATGA
- a CDS encoding DUF6230 family protein, producing MNEKTVQLKPAMKKGGTNKKVFWKAFGSGMIVLIALLSFMGISGTAYAIPMAGVGDFYVVFDHLEGKGYTFYPKMGESSKEKSTPQGTNLIKELTINNLQLYKDFNISGDKWIRVKITASKPVHISGLQQDASVINADAKFSNLALQEKHSNDWQKQFQQMSSTIQLDHAKLKTHYLFQEKIVMNGMKVTVERINKPGN from the coding sequence ATGAATGAAAAAACGGTTCAGTTAAAGCCTGCTATGAAAAAAGGAGGGACCAATAAGAAAGTCTTCTGGAAAGCTTTTGGTTCCGGAATGATTGTTCTGATTGCCCTCCTTAGTTTTATGGGGATCTCGGGTACGGCTTACGCCATTCCGATGGCTGGTGTCGGTGACTTTTACGTTGTTTTTGATCACCTAGAAGGAAAGGGCTATACGTTCTATCCGAAAATGGGAGAATCCAGCAAGGAAAAATCCACACCGCAAGGCACCAACCTGATTAAAGAACTTACCATCAATAACCTTCAGCTCTACAAAGATTTCAACATCAGCGGCGATAAATGGATTCGTGTAAAGATCACGGCAAGCAAACCCGTGCATATTTCAGGGCTGCAGCAAGATGCTTCTGTCATTAATGCCGATGCCAAATTCAGCAACCTTGCTCTACAGGAAAAACATAGCAATGACTGGCAAAAACAATTTCAGCAAATGTCGTCTACCATCCAGCTCGATCATGCAAAATTGAAAACCCACTACCTTTTTCAAGAAAAGATTGTCATGAACGGTATGAAAGTAACAGTTGAACGCATCAACAAACCGGGCAACTAA
- a CDS encoding helix-turn-helix transcriptional regulator, which produces MEELFLNGMALLTKYGGDILTNWKRVKSELSTQQDDLISEFDGMMTYSFEELLKKNDYEHINQLILAMLSQWRDQYSMDIDYSQVIYLLSAIENMIHHILEEQENPSIIDHQSIQYIFNKLLDQVLIPLTTETSGHKWLDTMITSNIIPLHWAALLRIDDFEYKLIELRSVDSTKETKSIIEICMTMSAHTAEQLSLALCRLMNPGETQPRVIPISFAKETLLLCLKSTDASSISSQRIELISNMYKRQIKMNTLESENEWKDAALLYTLRLLMAQTCSDTLKTVADGFVDYLSYKRSALFLYSPKVESAIFAAHKNLGKDVQNIKVEFSEVAFLKKHLQKILQSKPVYLEEAAEHIPRRLADEYQLASLVAVPIFTPRKGRLLGMVLLDQDGEWFEEPKPNQQAMLMKFGHYAGEALYKQWGSIIQQLDVGSPLLTPREKDVLKLMAQGETIQCAAEHLHLSPYTVRDYVAAIIKKLKVKNRTEAVVKAIRMNLIE; this is translated from the coding sequence ATGGAGGAGCTTTTTTTAAATGGTATGGCTCTCCTGACAAAATATGGGGGAGATATCTTAACAAACTGGAAACGGGTGAAAAGTGAACTGTCCACTCAGCAAGACGACCTCATCTCTGAATTTGACGGCATGATGACCTATTCATTTGAAGAACTGCTGAAGAAAAATGATTATGAACATATTAATCAGCTGATTCTGGCCATGTTATCCCAATGGAGAGATCAGTACTCCATGGACATAGATTACAGCCAGGTGATTTATTTGCTATCCGCGATTGAAAATATGATTCATCATATTCTGGAGGAGCAGGAGAACCCGAGCATTATTGACCATCAATCGATTCAGTATATCTTCAATAAGCTGCTCGACCAGGTTCTGATTCCATTGACAACTGAAACGAGCGGACATAAATGGCTGGATACAATGATAACTTCCAACATTATTCCGCTTCACTGGGCTGCGCTTTTACGAATAGACGATTTCGAGTACAAACTGATTGAACTGAGAAGTGTCGATTCTACGAAAGAAACGAAGTCTATTATTGAAATCTGTATGACGATGTCTGCCCATACAGCGGAACAGCTTTCTCTCGCTTTATGCCGTCTCATGAATCCAGGAGAGACTCAGCCAAGAGTCATTCCGATTTCGTTTGCAAAAGAGACCCTGCTGCTTTGTCTGAAATCAACAGACGCTTCCAGCATCTCTTCTCAAAGGATTGAGCTCATATCCAATATGTACAAACGGCAGATCAAGATGAATACACTGGAAAGCGAAAATGAATGGAAGGATGCTGCTCTCTTATATACTCTCAGGCTGCTCATGGCACAAACCTGTTCAGATACATTAAAAACAGTGGCTGATGGCTTTGTAGATTATCTATCCTATAAACGAAGCGCATTGTTTCTCTATTCACCTAAAGTGGAGAGTGCTATTTTTGCCGCTCATAAGAATTTGGGTAAGGATGTACAGAATATAAAGGTAGAATTCTCGGAAGTTGCATTTTTGAAAAAACATCTGCAGAAAATTCTGCAGTCAAAGCCGGTTTACCTTGAAGAAGCAGCAGAGCATATTCCAAGGCGGCTGGCGGATGAATATCAGCTGGCTTCTCTTGTCGCCGTGCCGATCTTTACACCAAGAAAGGGAAGGCTGCTCGGAATGGTTCTGTTAGATCAAGATGGGGAATGGTTTGAAGAGCCAAAACCAAATCAGCAGGCAATGCTCATGAAGTTTGGCCATTATGCAGGTGAAGCGCTCTATAAACAATGGGGAAGCATTATACAGCAGCTGGATGTCGGATCACCCTTGCTTACTCCGAGAGAAAAGGATGTATTGAAGCTTATGGCGCAGGGCGAAACGATCCAATGCGCTGCAGAACATCTTCATCTAAGCCCGTATACCGTCCGGGATTATGTAGCAGCCATCATTAAAAAATTAAAGGTGAAAAACCGGACAGAAGCCGTCGTAAAAGCCATCCGTATGAATTTGATAGAATAA
- a CDS encoding DNA topoisomerase III, with protein MKSIVLAEKPSVARDLARVLGCSQQTKQYIEGPKYIVTWALGHLVELKMPEDYNKEYKTWRMEDLPIIPNEMGLKLIRQVSHQFKGIEHLARRKDVGEFIIATDAGREGELVARWILEKLRWKKPVKRLWISSQTDKAIKDGFRNLKPAKEYDFLYQSAVCRSEADWLIGLNVTRALTTKYNEQLSAGRVQTPALSMIFDREAEIKAFVPKEYFTIDAKIGPLDAAWENNGERRIFDPSKAEKVVELVKNEKGTVASVQTKAKSEQQPMPYDLTELQRDANRRFGFSAKKTSSVLQNLYERYKLVTYPRTDSKYLTADMEQTMNDRLQALSSAYRDEVQPALRNKGRVAAKKVFNNSKVSDHHAIIPTDETPHLGDLSTDERKLYDIIVRRFLALFYGPYQTETIHAVIDVKGEMFSARETKIVDAGFKKVTGKDEDSSDTKPLGAVKTGQEFSVKDSRLQKKLTEPPARFNEADLLARMEKFGLGTPATRADIIERLLSTEAIDRQNNRLHPTPKGKQLIELVNSELKSPELTAKWEKELEDIARGKGNPKAFLDNIRKQTKQLVQEIKGSEQTYKAHNLTGSKCPECGELMKEVKGRDGKMLVCSSRECGFRKRKDPKLSNRRCPQCHKKMEIHNGKAGTYFQCRPCNVVEKAEDRKKTVTKREERQLMKKYTKQEEAPMGNSLADALKAALEKKD; from the coding sequence ATGAAATCCATTGTTCTTGCCGAAAAGCCGAGTGTAGCCAGAGACCTGGCCCGTGTACTTGGCTGCAGTCAGCAAACAAAACAATATATAGAAGGACCGAAGTACATTGTCACTTGGGCGCTTGGCCATCTGGTAGAGCTGAAGATGCCTGAGGACTATAACAAAGAATATAAAACGTGGCGAATGGAAGATCTGCCTATCATTCCTAATGAAATGGGCCTAAAGCTTATTCGCCAGGTCAGCCACCAATTTAAAGGAATCGAACACCTGGCCAGACGAAAAGATGTTGGTGAATTTATTATCGCCACGGATGCCGGGCGTGAAGGTGAGCTTGTCGCCCGCTGGATCCTGGAAAAACTCCGCTGGAAGAAACCGGTGAAGCGCCTTTGGATCTCATCACAGACAGATAAGGCAATCAAGGATGGGTTTCGCAATTTAAAACCTGCCAAAGAGTATGACTTTTTGTATCAGTCTGCCGTATGCCGCTCAGAAGCTGACTGGCTCATCGGATTGAATGTAACACGAGCGCTGACTACTAAATACAACGAACAGCTGTCAGCGGGCCGTGTTCAGACCCCTGCCCTCTCCATGATTTTCGATAGGGAAGCGGAGATCAAAGCTTTTGTTCCGAAGGAGTATTTTACGATCGACGCCAAGATTGGACCACTCGATGCGGCTTGGGAGAATAATGGGGAACGAAGAATTTTTGACCCTTCCAAAGCCGAAAAGGTCGTTGAGCTGGTCAAAAATGAGAAAGGTACAGTCGCATCTGTTCAAACGAAGGCAAAGTCTGAACAGCAGCCAATGCCCTACGACCTGACAGAGCTTCAGCGTGACGCCAACCGCCGCTTCGGATTCTCAGCGAAAAAAACGTCAAGTGTGCTGCAGAATCTGTATGAGCGCTACAAGCTTGTAACCTATCCACGAACAGATTCCAAATATTTAACTGCCGATATGGAGCAGACGATGAACGATCGGCTGCAGGCTCTCTCCTCTGCCTATCGGGATGAGGTTCAGCCTGCGTTAAGGAATAAAGGCAGAGTGGCCGCGAAAAAGGTCTTTAACAATAGTAAGGTATCGGATCACCACGCCATTATACCAACAGATGAAACTCCTCATCTTGGCGACCTTTCCACTGATGAACGAAAGCTCTACGATATCATCGTCCGCCGCTTTCTTGCTTTATTTTACGGACCTTATCAGACGGAGACCATTCATGCAGTCATTGATGTAAAAGGCGAAATGTTCTCTGCCAGAGAAACCAAAATTGTAGATGCCGGATTTAAAAAAGTGACAGGAAAAGATGAAGACAGCTCTGATACGAAGCCGCTCGGTGCAGTTAAAACTGGACAGGAATTCAGTGTAAAAGATTCCCGCCTGCAGAAGAAACTGACGGAGCCGCCTGCCCGTTTCAATGAAGCAGACTTGCTGGCCCGCATGGAGAAGTTCGGTCTTGGGACGCCGGCTACCCGCGCCGATATCATTGAACGCCTTCTGAGCACAGAGGCTATCGACCGCCAGAACAACCGCCTTCATCCTACGCCAAAAGGAAAACAGTTGATTGAATTGGTCAACAGTGAATTAAAATCTCCTGAACTGACAGCAAAGTGGGAGAAAGAACTTGAAGACATTGCACGTGGAAAAGGAAATCCGAAAGCTTTTCTTGATAATATCCGCAAACAGACCAAACAGCTTGTACAAGAGATTAAAGGAAGCGAACAAACGTACAAAGCGCATAACCTCACTGGCTCCAAATGTCCTGAATGCGGAGAACTGATGAAAGAGGTCAAGGGGCGTGACGGAAAAATGCTCGTCTGCTCCAGCAGGGAATGCGGATTCAGGAAGCGAAAGGATCCGAAGCTGTCCAACCGCCGCTGTCCGCAATGCCATAAAAAGATGGAGATCCACAATGGCAAAGCAGGAACTTACTTCCAATGCCGTCCATGCAACGTCGTGGAAAAAGCTGAGGACCGGAAAAAAACGGTTACAAAGCGTGAAGAACGCCAGCTGATGAAAAAGTATACGAAACAAGAAGAAGCCCCTATGGGAAACAGCCTGGCTGACGCCTTGAAGGCCGCTTTAGAGAAAAAGGATTAA
- a CDS encoding methyl-accepting chemotaxis protein — MKIRSKLFILIGTTIVALIVAGGFSYFHSYRQEQMSGELQDKQDLQTALKDLQFYIAGYSNDERAYLLTGDKKYTAEMADKKKSIVGLTKRLLPLLDEKIRKKSETGLTGYFNSSDRAIKAYDGGGKELAMTVHFGDERNIRKEVLNPVIESLDKKLEKELATAKADNKKAMMIQNTVFSGLLLLLMIGSVIFGTLIVRSIIRPIHLLNLNLKEIAEGEGDLTRRIRLDTKDELGVLAGTFDQFTESLQSMILRISETTSQVAASSQQLTASAEQNSHAAGHIAQSIQQVATGADIQMEKSAGSAEMIEETVQQLDVISANATHAGELTGIASGQAEEGKKYVSRTVEQMKQIEESVNITHEGIDELRGRSQSIGDIVSIITDISNQTNLLALNASIEAARAGESGRGFAVVAEEVRKLAEQSGQSAQEIKSLIEQIQHETGASSQSIENVKENVSVGLTVVQETEKQFHLIQESVTDVNEKIMGISGAIQLLANGSNSISQSADEMAASAKESSESAQSIAASTEEQLASMEEITASAQSLSYMAEELQDMISKFKI, encoded by the coding sequence ATGAAAATACGAAGCAAGTTATTCATTCTAATCGGGACGACCATTGTTGCCCTGATTGTAGCTGGAGGTTTTTCATACTTCCATAGCTACAGGCAGGAGCAGATGAGCGGGGAACTGCAAGACAAACAGGATCTGCAGACGGCTTTAAAAGATCTGCAGTTTTACATTGCTGGCTACTCCAACGATGAGCGGGCGTATTTGCTGACCGGCGACAAAAAATACACAGCTGAAATGGCAGATAAAAAGAAGAGCATTGTGGGTCTTACCAAACGGCTTTTGCCGCTGCTGGATGAAAAAATCCGCAAAAAATCGGAAACGGGACTAACCGGTTATTTTAATTCCAGTGACCGGGCAATAAAAGCGTATGACGGCGGCGGAAAAGAACTTGCGATGACGGTTCACTTCGGCGATGAACGGAACATTCGCAAGGAAGTACTAAATCCGGTCATTGAAAGCTTGGATAAAAAGCTTGAAAAAGAACTTGCCACTGCAAAAGCAGACAACAAAAAAGCCATGATGATTCAAAATACGGTGTTCTCAGGTCTATTGCTTTTGCTGATGATCGGAAGCGTGATCTTCGGCACCCTGATTGTCCGTTCTATTATTCGTCCCATTCATCTTCTTAATCTTAATCTGAAAGAGATTGCAGAGGGAGAAGGGGATCTGACCAGACGAATCCGGTTAGATACGAAAGACGAACTCGGAGTCCTCGCCGGCACATTTGATCAATTTACAGAAAGTTTGCAGTCCATGATTTTACGAATCTCGGAAACAACCTCGCAAGTAGCAGCTTCATCCCAGCAGCTGACGGCAAGCGCGGAGCAAAATAGCCATGCGGCAGGGCACATTGCACAAAGCATTCAGCAAGTCGCAACAGGCGCAGATATCCAGATGGAGAAATCAGCTGGCAGTGCAGAAATGATTGAGGAAACCGTTCAGCAGCTGGACGTTATTTCTGCGAATGCCACCCATGCGGGTGAACTGACAGGCATCGCTTCTGGACAGGCTGAAGAGGGAAAAAAATACGTAAGCCGAACTGTAGAACAAATGAAACAAATCGAAGAATCGGTAAACATTACCCATGAGGGGATCGATGAACTAAGAGGACGGTCACAATCCATTGGAGACATCGTATCCATTATTACCGATATCTCGAATCAAACGAATCTTCTTGCTCTGAATGCATCCATTGAGGCTGCACGGGCGGGTGAAAGCGGAAGAGGGTTTGCTGTGGTCGCTGAGGAAGTAAGAAAGCTTGCCGAGCAATCCGGCCAATCGGCTCAAGAAATCAAGAGTCTTATTGAACAGATTCAGCATGAAACTGGGGCTTCAAGCCAGTCAATCGAAAACGTAAAAGAAAATGTTTCAGTGGGATTAACGGTTGTCCAGGAAACAGAAAAACAATTCCATCTGATCCAAGAATCCGTCACGGATGTTAATGAAAAAATCATGGGAATTTCGGGCGCGATCCAGCTGCTGGCAAATGGTTCTAACTCTATTTCACAATCAGCCGATGAGATGGCGGCAAGCGCCAAAGAATCTTCAGAAAGCGCACAAAGCATAGCGGCTTCGACGGAAGAGCAGCTCGCTTCCATGGAAGAAATAACAGCTTCTGCACAGTCATTATCCTATATGGCGGAAGAGCTTCAGGATATGATCTCGAAGTTTAAAATATGA
- a CDS encoding aldo/keto reductase — translation MIHLDEGTVLANGVNMPWVGLGTCKLRHPQAVERAVHAALDAGYRSIDTAAIYQNETEIGNALQKSTVSRELLFITTKLWNASHGYNNTLAAFDESRRKLGVDYIDLYMIHWPIKGQIKETWRALEILYNRGDIRAIGVSNFGVSDLEELIRHCEIKPLVNQVEYHPRLSQKKLMHFCHQNNIQVEAWSPLMQGEILHESLILQIAEKHGKTPAQVVLRWALQNGIPVIPKSATPHRIRENIDIFDFELPIEDMVNIHFLNENRRIGPDSGLYFYD, via the coding sequence ATGATTCATCTGGATGAAGGAACGGTGCTTGCGAACGGGGTAAACATGCCTTGGGTCGGGCTGGGCACCTGCAAGCTTCGGCACCCGCAAGCGGTTGAACGAGCGGTGCATGCCGCTCTTGATGCCGGGTACAGGAGCATAGATACGGCCGCAATCTATCAAAACGAAACAGAAATTGGAAACGCTTTACAAAAAAGTACAGTCTCAAGAGAACTTCTTTTTATTACAACAAAACTATGGAATGCGTCCCACGGATACAATAATACGCTTGCAGCCTTCGATGAAAGCCGGCGAAAACTTGGTGTGGATTATATTGATCTCTACATGATTCATTGGCCGATTAAAGGGCAGATCAAGGAAACGTGGAGAGCACTCGAGATCCTATACAACCGTGGAGATATAAGAGCAATTGGCGTTTCCAATTTTGGTGTTTCAGATTTGGAAGAGTTGATCAGGCATTGCGAAATTAAGCCTCTGGTCAACCAGGTAGAGTATCATCCGAGGCTCTCTCAGAAAAAGTTGATGCACTTCTGCCATCAAAACAACATTCAAGTGGAAGCATGGAGCCCGTTGATGCAGGGAGAGATTCTGCATGAGAGCCTTATCCTGCAGATTGCAGAGAAACACGGGAAAACTCCGGCTCAGGTGGTATTGAGGTGGGCGCTGCAAAACGGAATTCCTGTCATTCCTAAATCAGCGACACCACACCGCATACGTGAAAATATTGATATTTTTGATTTTGAACTGCCGATTGAAGATATGGTGAACATTCACTTTTTGAATGAAAATAGGAGAATCGGACCTGATTCCGGCCTATATTTTTATGATTGA
- the msrA gene encoding peptide-methionine (S)-S-oxide reductase MsrA gives MKEVNQLEKATFAGGCFWCMVKPFDELPGIHGIISGYTGGHVENPAYEEVKKGTTGHYEAVEITFDPVLFPYQKLLDLYWPQIDPTDDGGQFFDRGSQYKTAIFFHNEEQRELAERSKQEVASSGRFNKPIVTEILPASAFYSAEDYHQGFYKKNPEKYRQERIDSGRDTFIEENWTKKDS, from the coding sequence ATGAAAGAAGTTAATCAGCTTGAAAAAGCAACGTTTGCCGGAGGCTGTTTCTGGTGCATGGTAAAGCCATTTGATGAACTTCCGGGCATCCACGGCATCATTTCAGGGTATACTGGAGGCCATGTTGAGAATCCGGCATATGAAGAAGTCAAAAAAGGTACGACCGGCCATTATGAAGCGGTCGAGATCACCTTCGATCCTGTTCTATTTCCTTATCAAAAGCTATTGGACCTGTACTGGCCTCAAATCGATCCAACCGATGACGGTGGACAATTTTTTGACAGAGGAAGCCAATATAAAACCGCGATTTTTTTCCATAATGAAGAACAGCGGGAACTAGCCGAGCGTTCAAAACAAGAAGTGGCCAGCAGCGGCCGTTTCAACAAGCCAATTGTAACAGAGATTCTGCCGGCTTCAGCATTTTATTCAGCAGAAGACTATCATCAGGGTTTCTACAAGAAAAACCCTGAGAAGTATAGGCAGGAACGCATAGATTCCGGAAGAGATACCTTTATTGAAGAAAACTGGACAAAGAAAGACAGCTGA
- a CDS encoding amidohydrolase translates to MLLIKNGTLIIGTGSIGKGDLLIDGGKIIKTGKNLKADDRTKVLDAEGKFVTPGLIDVHTHLGVHEEGIGLAGHDYNETSDPVTPYVRAIDGINPNEKGFEDARKAGVTTVQVMPGSANVIGGEMVVLKTAGIVIDQMVLRSPSGMKAAFGENPKRFYGSKGKTPVTRMGIAALFRKEMKRAQDYLRKLENGEVIDFDLGAEQLINVLKGVIPIRAHAHRADDIATILRLAKEFNIEVTIEHCTEGHQIASYIAGHNVHVSVGPTLSTRSKIELADKGWHTLNALDQAGVPVSITTDHPVVGIDSLILSAIAAVKHGLSEETAWKAITINAAKHLGVDERVGSLEPGKDADVVVWSGDPFDARSTVEKTLINGETIYDSGISSNK, encoded by the coding sequence ATGTTGCTCATTAAAAACGGAACACTGATCATTGGAACCGGAAGCATAGGGAAAGGAGATCTTTTGATCGACGGTGGAAAAATTATAAAGACCGGGAAAAATCTCAAAGCGGATGATCGGACAAAAGTGCTTGATGCGGAGGGAAAGTTTGTAACCCCAGGGCTTATCGACGTACATACACATCTCGGTGTTCATGAAGAAGGAATCGGGCTGGCAGGACATGACTATAATGAAACGAGCGATCCGGTAACTCCTTATGTCAGGGCTATCGACGGCATCAATCCTAACGAAAAAGGTTTTGAGGATGCTCGAAAAGCAGGTGTGACGACCGTGCAGGTGATGCCGGGCAGCGCCAATGTCATCGGCGGAGAGATGGTTGTTTTAAAAACAGCTGGCATTGTCATCGATCAAATGGTCCTCCGCAGCCCTTCAGGCATGAAAGCGGCCTTTGGTGAGAACCCGAAGCGTTTCTATGGAAGCAAAGGAAAAACTCCAGTTACCCGTATGGGGATCGCAGCGTTGTTTCGAAAAGAGATGAAACGTGCACAAGATTATCTGCGAAAGCTTGAAAATGGAGAGGTGATTGATTTTGACCTTGGGGCAGAACAGCTCATTAATGTGCTGAAAGGTGTCATTCCCATTCGCGCCCACGCACATCGTGCGGATGATATTGCTACGATCCTAAGGTTGGCCAAAGAATTTAACATTGAAGTGACGATTGAGCATTGTACAGAGGGGCACCAAATTGCTTCCTATATCGCAGGACATAATGTCCATGTTTCCGTCGGTCCTACTTTATCCACGCGAAGCAAAATCGAGCTTGCCGATAAAGGCTGGCACACGCTGAATGCTTTGGATCAGGCAGGTGTTCCCGTATCCATTACGACCGATCATCCTGTTGTAGGTATCGACAGCCTTATTTTAAGCGCTATTGCCGCAGTGAAACACGGCTTAAGCGAGGAAACCGCCTGGAAGGCTATTACAATCAATGCCGCAAAACATTTGGGTGTCGATGAGAGGGTCGGTTCTCTTGAACCTGGAAAGGATGCCGACGTCGTGGTTTGGAGCGGAGATCCGTTCGATGCGCGGAGCACTGTTGAAAAGACGCTGATTAACGGAGAGACCATTTACGATTCAGGGATATCGTCAAACAAATAA